The following proteins are encoded in a genomic region of Cryptomeria japonica chromosome 11, Sugi_1.0, whole genome shotgun sequence:
- the LOC131860110 gene encoding uncharacterized protein LOC131860110 — MEMVRKWVKDKWKLKGSVSLSAMPDALFLFKFTAEEDVTHVLSGCWSYGRNNLSLYRWKADFDRAADLQKTAPIWVRLPGLPLEYWEESIFKWIGNSFGHFVGVDEITRSKSRLVYDHFCVQATMSKNLPNFITLKSKLGSWTQALVYENATLFYQKCRKYGHVISQCKAPSPPLLKLKSLALGEDPVPNAPIIQHDLGVGLVIPPTPGPDLPPSAVEDLVIEEYPFAESIINLLQSPAKIVEKASIPAWMVQCMSPTTNLVSQADQLEDGEIVRDPSLVLKIARSPLVAPPLNQGLSSPGAFGASFSGCMTPADEG; from the coding sequence ATGGAGATGGTTCgaaaatgggtcaaggacaaatggaaGCTGAAGGGGAGTGTTTCTCTCAGTGCTATGCCTGATGCCCTATTCCTCTTCAAATTCACTGCCGAGGAGGATGTCACCCATGTCCTCTCTGGTTGTTGGTCCTATGGTCGTAATAACCTCTCCCTCTATCGCTGGAAGGCTGACTTTGATCGTGCGGCTGACTTGCAAAAAACTGCACCGATATGGGTTCGTCTCCCGGGGCTCCCCCTTGAATACTGggaagaatccatcttcaaatGGATTGGGAACTCATTTGGCCACTTTGTAGGTGTTGATGAAATCACTAGATCCAAATCACGCCTAGTCTATGATCACTTTTGTGTCCAAGCTACTATGAGCAAGAACCTCCCCAACTTCATAACCCTTAAATCTAAGTTGGGCAGCTGGACTCAAGCTTTGgtttatgaaaatgctaccctcttCTACCAAAAGTGTCGTAAATATGGGCATGTTATCTCTCAATGCAAGGCCCCATCACCCCCTCTCCTCAAGCTCAAGAGCCTGGCCCTGGGGGAGGACCCAGTGCCAAATGCTCCTATTATTCAACATGACCTTGGTGTGGGGCTTGTTATCCCCCCTACTCCTGGCCCGGACCTGCCTCCCTCGGCTGTTGAAGACCTAGTTATTGAAGAATACCCATTTGCTGAGAGTATCATCAACCTTCTCCAATCTCCTGCAAAGATTGTGGAGAAAGCCTCTATTCCGGCTTGGATGGTCCAGTGTATGTCCCCGACGACCAACTTGGTTTCTCAAGCTGATCAATTGGAAGATGGCGAGATTGTGAGGGACCCCTCTCTCGTCCTGAAGATAGCTCGCTCCCCATTGGTGGCTCCCCCCCTCAACCAGGGCTTATCTTCTCCTGGTGCCTTTGGTGCGTCATTTAGTGGCTGCATGACCCCTGCTGATGAGGGCTGA